Proteins encoded together in one Saccopteryx leptura isolate mSacLep1 chromosome 7, mSacLep1_pri_phased_curated, whole genome shotgun sequence window:
- the SPATA3 gene encoding spermatogenesis-associated protein 3 — MKKGKKKKSQSRRHSGSTPQQPGSGSTTQQPGSESIPQQPSSGSTPQQPSSGSTPQQQPSPRCTTQQPGNQALPDPKARQSARGPQSQHSGTKASSGSKKTGPVSRGGPRPCCSCTACPGSSACWRRLGLCHSRIFDVLLPRAWLTVPGRGFPNLLTFYRKPTRKHSSHRNSRAPNPRDCGYGSGGPGSCLLHR, encoded by the exons ATGAAGAAGGGCAAAAAGAAGAAGTCACAGTCCAGACGCCA TTCGGGGTCCACCCCACAGCAGCCCGGCTCGGGGTCCACGACCCAGCAGCCCGGCTCAGAGTCCATCCCACAGCAGCCCAGCTCGGGGTCCACCCCACAGCAGCCCAGCTCGGGGTCCACCCCACAGCAGCAGCCCAGCCCGAGGTGCACCACCCAGCAGCCTGGGAACCAGGCCCTCCCGGACCCCAAAGCCAGACAGTCGGCTCGGGGCCCGCAGTCTCAGCACTCTGGCACCAAAGCATCCTCTGGATCCAAGAAAACAG GGCCTGTGTCGCGAGGGGGCCCGCGCCCCTGCTGCTCCTGCACCGCGTGTCCCGGCAGCTCCGCTTGCTGGCGTCGTCTGGGCCTGTGTCACAGCCGCATCTTCGACGTCCTTCTGCCTCGGGCCTGGCTGACCGTGCCGGGGAGAGGATTCCCAAACCTCCTCACCTTCTACAG AAAACCTACAAGGAAACACTCCAGTCATCGTAATTCGCGTGCTCCGAACCCTCGGGACTGTGGCTATGGCTCTGGGGGCCCTGGGAGCTGCCTACTACATCGTTGA